DNA from Aphis gossypii isolate Hap1 chromosome 3, ASM2018417v2, whole genome shotgun sequence:
ATATGCATTAGCTATATATAATgagaaacatattaaatatcttaaattaaccGAACAGACgactaaaaattagaaaaaaaataaattataggtggTATACTATTTGTCCCactggttatttttttaatgggaTTACGTGTATCCCACCGTGTTGGAAAGAATTTTAAACAAGCTTCGCCTTTCGTTAAACAAGGTTATTATTAAgaaggcattttttttttaggccgaagatattagataaaacgtaattaaaatactagaattatagtattatcatattatgtgcaatctaaatataaaaatataattcagacaactgtttataatataatgttcttgttattataatatacctttttaagtattttttgctttatttactaataagtaattaggtttttatgattttttaacacgtgttttttttttttttttttgatcaaacacacattatataatatttgttatcaaaACACCACTGATGATAATGTAAaggtatattgatttattgctctaatcattataaaatgattaagtttttatgattatttcatatttggttattttttttatcaaacacacgccattaattaatataaatagaaaatattttttagggcAGTACAGTTATTGGAAAATCGCTGCTTTACGCACACCTCAACAGTAAGttcaaatagttttttcttaaacatCTATTAATATCCTATTATATTTCACCACTATAATTGcacttatttgattaattattgaattgtcttttgatttttgtaaaattaaaatttaatatgtattaattataattttataatttaatataacatgatatcatagctaaaatattttagtgtatataAGGAAGTTTAAGGTATTGATTGTgttgtttaaattacaaatattcttaacataaattaatctcAATGTTAGTAAAAaccacaaaattaattaaatatattaaataaaaaaataaattaataaattaatttaatacatatttacacaaacatttttaatgtacaatattcgTTACAGACACACTAgtgttttttacattaaaagtcaatattttttgtgacaatcaatataataattagggcTAAGATTTTGATGCAAATGCATCTTTTTTTCTAGTGTTTCAAATCGTTATTccgtaagtataaaatggaTTTTGGGCGATgctgattaatttaaagtaactttattttttgcattttttgaaGACTTTAGGgcctttttttagtttttagagcatttttcacaatttgttcataaaataaacgaaaattgttgcgattaataagatattttcgGCAAACTGCCACGGtatggtttataaataatatacggcACGCCAATCAATTATcgtcgataacaattttatcatagctATTACTTTCTGCTTAAATTATCGtcgttatatacctattggctaATATGTACTAGCaaaaacaagttaaaatattaaataattttttttcaattattatttataatgaataattaagaaaacagaaatacaacaaaacaaacaagtaacaacgtacaaaaacaaaaaattaattatacaattttttttaaatttttttattaagccataataaatataaatgcattttttgagattttttaggGCATTAAAATCTCAgccctaataataaaataatatttattattttaggctatttattatattttaaaacaatatgagGTCATTCGATGTGTTCTTGTTTTTGGCGATAACATATACATGCGTCACAGTGGATGGTGTATATTATcgaggtaataataaaacgaatgATTGGTGGTCGAACACAATTTTGTATCAGATATATCCAAGATCGTTTAAAGACAGTAATAAAGATGGTATTGGTGATTTAAgaggtatgtatatatgaatcattaatcataaaactaaagaagaaaaaaatggaatcaagttttttttgattttatacgtTTTCAGGTATTATCCAGAAACTTGATCATTTTGTTGATCTTGGCATTGAAACATTATGGATTGGTCCACTTTTTAAATCACCTATGGATGATATGGGATATGATGTAGAAGACTATAGAATGATAGATCCGATATTTGGCACAATGGATGATTTAGAAGAATTAGTTAAAGAAATGAAGAAAAGAAGTAATTGCCATATATTAGTTAGAAAAACGGTATAattcattcaataaataactgtaaatatattgttttcagatcttaaattaataacagacTTAATACCTAACCATTCGAGTTATAAATGCGAATGgtttcaaaaatcaattaaaaaagaagGAAAATACGCAGATTATTACGTGTGGCGTGACGCTTCCAACCAAAAAGAAGTAATGGCAAATTCTTCCGTAACACCAAAGCCACCAAATAATTGggtaaatgcatttattttttttaattttagtagttTTATCGTATcttaaaacattgtattaaatatttattaagactAAAACTGTAATACAAAACCATAAAAACTAGTTTACTAAcccaattatgtaaaatagatttaactgttatttaaaataatttataaattattaaaaataaaagtaattagtgttgaacaaaaaaaatttttacacaGTTAAGTGTATTTGGAGGTACTGGATGGACTTGGAATGATGAACGAAagcaattttattatcaccaattcaattcaaaacagccggattataatattagaaaccCTGAAATTCACAAAGAACTGTtggtaagtaaataaaatataattaagaatacATGACTTACGCATTAATTTTTGTGTGTTATACACgtgcataataaattaaataaaaataaataatgattaatgggAAGCAATAATgacatacttaattttttaaaacagatcaccaatacatattatattggtgaTGTTGTCAatcttattcaatatttagattttgaagtaggtatttatttttaatattttatctaatatacatttaaaactcgctttaatattaaaatatcaaggtAACCAACGAAAAAATACCATACCTATTTAAGAtctatttaataggtacaatataccgaaaagaaactaaataataggacttaaaatataaaacgttaAGTATACCAACTTATGCGATCGTAAATTCAAAACAgtaaatttttcctatataaCTAACTGTgtgattatcattataatttataaatgtattgaatatttttattcaaggaTATAATTGGATTTTGGATGGATAAAGGCATTGTTGGATTCCGATTTGATGCTGTTAGACATGTATATGAAAGCGATTCATTCCATGATGAACCTTGTATAACGGAAGGCGAAGCTTGTTTAACACGATACGAACTCCTTAAACATATCTATACAACCGATCAGCCTGAAagcattgaaattattaaggaGTGGAGAGAATACATGGATAATTATTCAAGAAGTAATAACTTGCCAATTTCcgggtaaataattttatacgaatgttaacttaaaattgaacTCTTCTCTTTACTTTATAatgattcaaaattgtattaattatttttactatttaacagATTATTAACCATAGAATCGTATGCAACAATGGATTTATTAAAGCAGTATTATGGAACTCCAACCACACCTGGTGCTCATGTACCATTTAACTTCAGATTATTAAGAAccgataaaaacaatatagttgAATCAATAGAAAATGGGATTGAAGAATGGCTAAGTAACTTGCCTGAAAACCAGGTGGCCAACTGGGTGgtaagtgttttaaaatatattactgtttagtttataatatacaaaatttattaaatcgtaatatatattaactaataactgtcatacaaataatgaatattattcaatgactatgacgtataattttaaatcattatgttttttttttttttaagatagaaAATCATGACAATCCAAGAATACCAACAAAATTTGGAGCTGAAATGGTTCCACTTTTTACAGCTTTAAAATTATCACTTCCTGGTATAGAGGTTACATACTATGGTAGTGAAATTGGCATGGATGATACGTATGTAAGACCAGATCAAAAACAAGATCCTAATAATGCGGGAGATGGGAAACCGGACGAATCCAGGGATTATGAAAGGTGTCCAATGCAATGGGATAGTTCAATAAACGCaggtacaacatattattttacgcaAGACTATCGatgatttatttgaaacaaattcATCTTtctaaaatcttatattaaattagataataaatataaaactaatctaATCGATAGATTCAAATGAAATGTTAAGGAtcataatgtttatgtataataataatatgttattaaacgcAACATGTGTTGCACGTAAATATAAACtgttacaatattaacaaaatataaaaactataagttaCCTACGTAATAGTGAAGcaaacagaataatatattctaacgGTCGTATGTAAATTTGCTATTTCATGCTTCACACAATGTTATggaaaattgtgtttttcaaCCATTCAAGATTGTAAGTACCTTGAATgcacttttatatttaaaagcttATAAACTTGAAAACTACAGAATCAAATACCAATTTAGAtcaaattgtatactattattattttcacaccggtaatattaatattttggctcacaaaaatttaataaataaattataatatttttgacatggattaaagaaattaaagaaACTTTTATgtaatctaaatatattattcatgtataaattaatgtatgtttatagattttattccTATACTAAAAAGTCAAAAGATACAAAACTTGTTTTGTCGATAATTTCAGTGATGACTTTTAGATATATCTGTTAAGtttaagaaataaatcaaattctaTATTCATATTGTGTTTGAGTTAATTTACAAAGCAAGGTACACCGACGCCAATTCCCCTTTAAACTAAGATACATTAAAACCCAGTGTCGGactgatataatatggttGGGCCCCCTGCACAGTAATTTACAATTacttaacaattttacaaaaaacaaaaaaaaggttttttataattatagtatttataaacatataacataaaggtaattactaattacattttccatgtacatataatataaaattaaaatttgtatcattgaataattagataaaatatacaaatttaaaataatattttgaatactttttattaattttatgatatacctagtaaataaataatatattaaatactagtatttataatcaatggttctATGTTAACAAATTGATTCGATTGAAATCCAAGTCCGGATTCGTGAGTCCGGAATCAGgagtaaacttaatattttttccatttaggTATGAGCCCCTAATATAAAGTGACCttatttcgaaaaaataaaaacaggaCACTTTTTTGCAATgagtaaaatataggtatatttattgtcaaaacatgaaacaatatacaataattacataatatatgtattataaataatacgaaaaaCGGGACAACCCTGTTTAAAATAGGACGTATGGTCACCCTACcctaacatataaaaatgtccAGGTGCCCCTGGCAATCACCGGGTAGCTGGGTGGGCCAAATCAACACTGTTAAAACCTAATAAACTGGTGCACCTTAATATTacaccatattttatatttattttgttcatttttccCCGGGTTAAGTCATAGTTATACTGTatgttatagattataatattactattaaatcaTCAACAATCTATCATTGATGATAacacctaatttatttaaaataagtagtttGATAATGtggtttagatattatatatttaaataaaagtgatagtttaattaaatgtattcgtttcaaaatgtataaaggtCCTACTCAAACAGCAccctttaaaataacataaccattgaaaaacttatatttaacttaacaaATAAGTttgaagatttatttttattgtataatttaattaactttgtatttaatgtttttttaaggaTTTACGGAAGAAAAAAAAGCTTGGTTACCAATAaatccaaattattataaagtaaatgtcgaagaacagaaaaaaataccaactagcaactataacttttataaaaaaatgtctcaaCTTCGTAGAACCGacacattaaaaaatggtGATCTTCAAACGTACAATATTacgaattcaatttatattttaaagcggtaattaaaatttaaataaatcaataattttataagccttatgttgtttattatctttttattaattattcttaattgttttattttttagatcatTAGTGGAACATGAATCGTATATAGTCGTAATGAATTTTGGCAGTGAAACTGAAACCGTTATATTGTCCAATGCTGTGAATAACCTCCAAGAACAACTTTACGTATACTTAGGAAGTGAAAATTCTGGATACAGCACTGGGTAATTAGAATTTTCAgcttaaactttttttgttgttataataaataattttttgtatattaattgattttaacttCCTGTATTTAGAGACATAATATCAACCGTATCTTCATCTGGAAAACCACTAAAACTACGACCACAATCTGTAGCCGTATTGacagataaatatattgcatCTGAATCTGAAACATCAACAACTAGTGATACTCACAATGCGGGCACACAAATCAGTTccaaattaattagtttattgagtgtttttttatttataagatatttcttatgatttatgtctcataaatataaatagttatatcttattttaatttcaattttactgataagtgtgttatatttttgtttttatgatataatatttaataaaagtctaatttacgattattaatcaatgaacatcagtttttagtttattgagtagatactatgatattatattatacagtgaaaCTTCCATAACTCAAACCTCTGTAAGTCAATTTTTCGATTACTTGAAGAAATTCCTTGGTTCttgaatttcaatataatatgatgtgtgTGATAAATGTCTAGACGATTCAAATTTCgctaacttaaatttatcgaTAAGTCAAAGTCATTTGAATAGAGTTTTGGCTTATAACTTGAATTCTtcgacatatattttaaacttattatgtacctactttttaTAACTTTCATTGTATgtctactttattattaaaccataaATCCTTAAATCGTTTAATATTCCAATGATACAGATAAAcacttttatttgtaatattattaggatattattttcaatatttcttgaaataaaaaatagaattggtaactaaatttgaaatcaataattgtcaattatttcattaaaaatactattcttAACCAAATCCTAGACTAAAACTAGCATATTGACATTCATTATCTTAAGAATTGTTGAAAGGTTGTaagaaattaaagaaatttgtaaagaaaatttttattatgtttgaaaatacgGGCGCCAGGGAATTGGGCCACAATTCACCTTTTTTCCAAAGGTATACGGTAATTGGGctactaaaattttatatttataacaggtAGACCCGGTAACTaggcaattttaaataattagacattttaaataaaaactttataatataaaataatatttatacaatacatcttattttataaattgatacgATTCCTAACACTGCAGAAAAATATAGAGAAGGGAAAAAAACGAtttgatatgtataatttgtatcatgttatttaaaaaaaatatatatttttatatattagattagaaaatgtttttttcatattatttatttttaactaactttATGGaccttgtattatatttttaaaataagtagtggcattatttataaaaaatatttcacatttGACTAATTATAAGGACCTTGTTGtctattaaattagttaaatctgtataaaagtttttaaaaaaaatattaattatttaacgaattgtatttttatttgttagacaacaaataataatcagttacctaataaatgttatatattcgtactaatagtatatttgtatactatacttttatgGCCCAATCTCCGGGTACACTTTGAAATTATAGATTTGATTTGTGGCCCAAACTCCGGatagtaaaatgtaaacaaatattttatacgaaacaGGTAGTTAAAATGTGGCCCAATTTCCGGGCGCCCAAAAATACTTCTGAAGGTATTTCCCTAAAcgttcaaaaattaaacactcATGACAATCGTTGAAaccatttaaaacaattattgacaAGAACAGATCTTATCGAACTCcatattgaaacatttttatggcGGTATTAATAATGGGTATTTAATAACTCCATCATTTAGTTTAGAAGATCTTTTATATTCCGGTTTGATTAATACATATACGACCTTCCTTCCGTCGGAAAATCCTCATGTTGTtggtttctataataataaaaaatatatttatattatattaatgcttACAACATTATACATCAGATAAATCGTATtactttaaagaaaaataaataatcaaacaataaaattagataattgtatattaacattattagcctatattttattttattttatgtaaataagaaaagtgtttttgattttgatttattattttttatgttcgaaaaaagtatttaaaactgttaaataAAGACATTCATGattatatgtatctatttaGTTATGTCATACATATATCCAGACGATCAATTAAGTTCTTAATATCCCAATGGTGCAATTGAatacataatgaaaaattacccAGAAAATGTCGACTTTTCatgaaattatgtaatttataatttttattaattatttgatagctcaggaataacaaattttaataataaaaaaaaataagtgggAAAGaattcagaaatatttttacacatgcATCGATCCAGAAAAATTAAggaatacctattttaatacctactatag
Protein-coding regions in this window:
- the LOC114128187 gene encoding maltase A3-like isoform X2, coding for MRSFDVFLFLAITYTCVTVDGVYYRGNNKTNDWWSNTILYQIYPRSFKDSNKDGIGDLRGIIQKLDHFVDLGIETLWIGPLFKSPMDDMGYDVEDYRMIDPIFGTMDDLEELVKEMKKRNLKLITDLIPNHSSYKCEWFQKSIKKEGKYADYYVWRDASNQKEVMANSSVTPKPPNNWLSVFGGTGWTWNDERKQFYYHQFNSKQPDYNIRNPEIHKELLDIIGFWMDKGIVGFRFDAVRHVYESDSFHDEPCITEGEACLTRYELLKHIYTTDQPESIEIIKEWREYMDNYSRSNNLPISGLLTIESYATMDLLKQYYGTPTTPGAHVPFNFRLLRTDKNNIVESIENGIEEWLSNLPENQVANWVIENHDNPRIPTKFGAEMVPLFTALKLSLPGIEVTYYGSEIGMDDTYVRPDQKQDPNNAGDGKPDESRDYERCPMQWDSSINAGFTEEKKAWLPINPNYYKVNVEEQKKIPTSNYNFYKKMSQLRRTDTLKNGDLQTYNITNSIYILKRSLVEHESYIVVMNFGSETETVILSNAVNNLQEQLYVYLGSENSGYSTGDIISTVSSSGKPLKLRPQSVAVLTDKYIASESETSTTSDTHNAGTQISSKLISLLSVFLFIRYFL